One segment of Haloplanus natans DSM 17983 DNA contains the following:
- a CDS encoding radical SAM protein, which yields MHANVDTDRRPFVLVWELTRACELTCKHCRADAQPERHPDELTTAEGMALLDEAQRFGENQLVVLSGGDPLARDDTVELIEYGADRGLLMTLTPSGTASLTPDRVAAVADAGARRLALSVDGGSRAAHDEFRGEPGSFESTIRAAEAARDAGLPLQINTTVCAETVDELPAIRELVAELGAILWSVFFLVPVGRGAVLDAIGPERAEDVMAWLADVAVDEEFGVKTTEAPHYRRVALQRRHEGGAAAADAIGRRTGITAGDGFAFVGHVGEVFPSGFLPESAGNVRDRGLIDSYRESTLFTDLRDPDALRGKCGACEYRGVCGGSRSRAYATTGDPLASDPLCAYVPEGYEGPLPAAGD from the coding sequence ATGCACGCGAACGTCGACACCGACCGGCGGCCGTTCGTCCTCGTGTGGGAGCTCACACGGGCGTGTGAACTGACGTGCAAGCACTGCCGTGCCGACGCCCAGCCCGAACGCCATCCCGACGAACTCACGACCGCGGAGGGGATGGCGCTACTGGACGAGGCGCAACGGTTCGGCGAGAACCAACTGGTCGTGCTCTCGGGCGGCGACCCCCTGGCCCGCGACGACACGGTCGAGTTGATCGAGTACGGCGCCGACCGGGGCCTCCTGATGACGCTCACGCCGAGCGGGACGGCGTCGCTCACGCCGGACCGGGTCGCCGCCGTCGCCGACGCCGGCGCGCGCCGCCTCGCGTTGAGCGTCGACGGCGGATCGCGGGCCGCCCACGACGAGTTCCGGGGCGAACCGGGCAGCTTCGAGTCGACGATTCGGGCGGCCGAGGCGGCCCGCGACGCCGGCCTGCCCCTCCAGATCAACACCACCGTCTGCGCCGAGACGGTCGACGAACTCCCGGCGATCAGGGAGCTAGTCGCCGAACTCGGTGCGATCCTCTGGTCCGTGTTCTTCCTCGTCCCCGTCGGCCGCGGGGCGGTACTCGACGCCATCGGCCCGGAGCGAGCGGAGGACGTGATGGCGTGGCTGGCCGACGTGGCGGTCGACGAGGAGTTCGGCGTCAAGACGACGGAGGCCCCCCACTACCGGCGGGTCGCGCTCCAGCGACGCCACGAGGGTGGGGCGGCCGCCGCCGACGCCATCGGTCGGCGGACGGGTATCACCGCCGGGGACGGGTTCGCGTTCGTCGGCCACGTCGGCGAGGTGTTCCCCTCCGGCTTCCTTCCCGAGTCGGCCGGCAACGTCCGCGACCGGGGCCTGATCGACAGCTACCGCGAGTCGACGCTGTTCACCGACCTCCGCGACCCCGACGCCCTGCGCGGGAAATGTGGCGCCTGCGAGTACCGTGGCGTCTGTGGCGGCAGTCGGTCGCGGGCGTACGCCACGACCGGCGACCCGCTGGCGAGCGACCCGCTGTGTGCGTACGTGCCCGAGGGGTACGAGGGACCGCTTCCGGCCGCGGGGGACTGA
- a CDS encoding CGCGG family putative rSAM-modified RiPP protein encodes MSHSEETHDTSWSANLEGPDHAASRELVVEEAIAAVERTAAGTHVNLVTHGDHGHPETYLYGVLRERFADATLEYVDRCGCGGHVTRVHV; translated from the coding sequence ATGAGCCACTCCGAGGAGACCCACGACACCTCGTGGTCCGCAAATCTCGAAGGTCCGGACCACGCGGCCAGCAGGGAACTGGTGGTCGAGGAGGCGATCGCGGCGGTCGAGCGGACGGCCGCCGGGACACACGTCAACCTCGTGACCCACGGCGATCACGGCCATCCCGAGACGTACCTGTACGGCGTGCTCCGCGAGCGGTTCGCGGACGCGACGCTGGAGTACGTCGATCGGTGTGGCTGTGGCGGACACGTCACCCGCGTCCACGTCTGA
- a CDS encoding SRPBCC family protein, with protein MQTVTVMRTIDAPAAAVRDAITDLEPFMRAAGFDEVTVDGDDIHIGNRVGIATIELDLERVDAPDAVLAYEQRAGIFESMRTVYGVEAVDAGRTRVEATTDFALDVALVGDLMDATIIRRQRTKELDAQFDHLETTLG; from the coding sequence ATGCAGACCGTCACCGTCATGCGGACGATAGACGCCCCGGCGGCGGCCGTACGCGACGCGATAACGGACCTTGAGCCGTTCATGCGCGCCGCGGGCTTCGACGAGGTGACCGTCGACGGCGACGACATCCACATCGGCAACCGGGTCGGCATCGCCACGATCGAACTCGACCTGGAACGTGTCGACGCCCCGGACGCCGTCCTCGCTTACGAGCAACGGGCGGGCATCTTCGAGTCGATGCGGACGGTCTACGGCGTCGAGGCAGTCGATGCCGGGCGAACGCGCGTCGAGGCGACGACCGACTTCGCGCTCGACGTGGCGCTCGTCGGCGACCTGATGGACGCGACGATCATCCGCCGTCAGCGGACGAAGGAACTCGACGCGCAGTTCGACCACCTGGAAACCACCCTCGGCTAG
- a CDS encoding DUF2249 domain-containing protein, translated as MSGVDTLLAETDAPSTTVHERLDVRDLPPPEPLQLTLETLADLDDDAVVVQVNDRVPQHLFPQLDDRGFGYEVIDDGDPVVTAIWRV; from the coding sequence ATGTCGGGTGTCGATACACTCCTGGCCGAGACGGACGCCCCGTCGACCACGGTCCACGAGCGACTGGACGTGCGCGACCTGCCGCCACCGGAGCCGCTGCAACTGACCCTGGAGACGCTCGCGGACCTCGACGACGACGCCGTGGTCGTGCAGGTTAACGACCGCGTCCCGCAACACCTGTTCCCGCAACTCGACGACCGCGGGTTCGGGTACGAAGTCATCGACGACGGCGACCCCGTGGTGACCGCCATCTGGCGTGTGTGA
- a CDS encoding methytransferase partner Trm112: MKESLMEILCDPLDKSDLELEVDERDGEEIIEGRLVGTVTGEVYPIEDGIPNLLPPDMRDDE; this comes from the coding sequence ATGAAGGAATCCCTGATGGAGATCCTCTGTGATCCACTCGACAAGAGCGATCTGGAACTCGAAGTGGACGAGCGCGACGGCGAGGAGATCATCGAGGGTCGGCTCGTCGGCACCGTCACGGGCGAGGTGTACCCCATCGAGGACGGCATCCCGAACCTGCTCCCGCCGGATATGCGGGACGACGAGTAG
- a CDS encoding DUF7524 family protein — protein MTPVLLVELNRGQLHDIEAPAEFATSEPFSVELRNHGEAVHVHVRADESLSAAARIETDGNLFVERETTQSVPVGVGPVDGPVTGTLEVATGYGSETRSVQVTIEPDPGGNAVDVDETLANPQRPDPEPETPSLAERLAGVLPGRRVVPVLVLGVVAIAVAAAVANAVRSPAVLVGAGIVVGAVLVAIVALFR, from the coding sequence GTGACTCCGGTGTTGCTCGTCGAGTTGAACCGTGGGCAGCTTCACGACATCGAAGCGCCGGCCGAGTTCGCCACGTCGGAGCCGTTCTCCGTCGAACTCCGCAACCACGGCGAAGCCGTCCACGTCCACGTTCGCGCTGACGAGTCCCTGTCGGCGGCCGCACGCATCGAGACGGACGGAAACCTCTTCGTCGAACGCGAGACGACCCAGTCCGTCCCGGTCGGCGTCGGCCCCGTCGACGGACCCGTCACCGGCACCCTCGAAGTCGCCACGGGCTACGGCTCCGAGACGCGGAGCGTTCAGGTGACGATCGAACCCGACCCCGGGGGTAACGCCGTCGACGTCGACGAGACGCTCGCCAACCCACAGCGTCCCGATCCGGAGCCGGAGACGCCCTCGCTCGCCGAGCGACTCGCGGGTGTCCTCCCCGGCCGACGCGTCGTGCCCGTCCTCGTCCTCGGCGTCGTCGCTATCGCCGTCGCCGCCGCCGTCGCGAACGCCGTCCGCAGCCCCGCGGTGCTCGTCGGCGCCGGCATCGTCGTCGGGGCGGTGCTCGTCGCCATCGTCGCCCTCTTTCGCTGA
- a CDS encoding glutamate-5-semialdehyde dehydrogenase — protein sequence MTEQATERKVAEAQTAALELAKLDDEERSAALHAVADALGANEDRILEANEKDVTEGEKLLAAGEYSQALVDRLKLSSSKLDDIAEMVRSVAEQEDPLGRTLSARRLDDGLELYKVGVPIGVIGTVFESRPDALVQIAALSLKSGNAVILKGGSEASHSNRVLYEVIREATGGIPDGWARLIEAREDVNTMLGMDDAIDLLMPRGSSEFVSYIQDNTKIPVLGHTEGVCHVFVDRDADLPMAEDVAFDAKVQYPAVCNAVETLLVHESVAADFLPDMVARYEDAGVTLRGDAATREVVDIDPATDADWETEYGDLELSITVVDSLDEAVDHVNAHGSKHTESILTEDADRAATFMRSIDAASVFHNASTRFADGYRYGLGAEVGISTGKIHARGPVGLDGLTTYKYYLEGDGQLVATYAGENAKPYLHEEFDGEWVPGHLAGE from the coding sequence ATGACTGAGCAAGCTACCGAACGGAAGGTCGCCGAGGCACAGACCGCCGCGCTGGAGTTGGCGAAACTGGATGACGAGGAACGAAGCGCCGCGCTCCACGCCGTCGCCGACGCCCTCGGAGCGAACGAGGACCGCATCCTCGAAGCGAACGAGAAGGACGTGACGGAAGGCGAGAAGCTGCTCGCGGCCGGCGAGTACAGCCAGGCGCTCGTCGACCGCCTGAAGCTCTCGTCGTCGAAACTCGACGACATCGCGGAGATGGTCCGGAGCGTCGCCGAGCAGGAGGACCCCCTGGGGCGGACGCTCTCGGCCCGCCGCCTCGACGACGGCCTCGAACTCTACAAGGTGGGCGTCCCCATCGGCGTCATCGGCACCGTCTTCGAGTCGCGGCCGGACGCCCTGGTTCAGATCGCTGCCTTGAGCCTGAAGTCCGGCAACGCCGTCATTCTGAAAGGTGGGAGCGAGGCCAGCCACTCAAACCGCGTCCTCTACGAGGTCATCCGCGAGGCGACGGGAGGGATACCCGACGGCTGGGCCCGGCTCATCGAGGCCCGCGAGGACGTAAACACCATGCTCGGTATGGACGACGCCATCGACCTCCTCATGCCCCGCGGGAGTTCGGAGTTCGTGAGCTACATCCAGGACAACACCAAGATTCCCGTCCTCGGCCACACCGAAGGTGTCTGTCACGTCTTCGTCGACCGCGACGCGGACCTGCCGATGGCCGAGGACGTGGCCTTCGACGCCAAGGTGCAGTACCCGGCAGTCTGTAACGCCGTCGAGACCCTGCTGGTCCACGAGTCGGTCGCCGCCGACTTTCTGCCCGACATGGTCGCCCGCTACGAGGACGCGGGCGTCACCCTCCGTGGCGACGCGGCGACCCGCGAGGTGGTCGATATCGACCCCGCGACCGACGCGGACTGGGAGACTGAGTACGGCGACCTCGAACTCTCGATCACGGTCGTCGACTCCCTCGACGAGGCGGTCGACCACGTCAACGCCCACGGCTCGAAACACACCGAGTCGATCCTGACCGAGGACGCCGACCGCGCGGCCACGTTCATGCGGAGCATCGACGCCGCGAGCGTCTTCCACAACGCGTCGACGCGCTTCGCGGATGGCTACCGCTACGGCCTCGGCGCCGAAGTCGGCATCAGCACGGGCAAGATTCACGCCCGCGGTCCCGTCGGCCTCGACGGCCTCACCACATACAAATACTACCTCGAAGGCGACGGGCAACTGGTGGCCACCTACGCCGGCGAGAACGCCAAGCCCTACCTCCACGAGGAGTTCGACGGTGAGTGGGTTCCCGGCCACCTGGCCGGGGAGTAA